A genomic region of Pirellulales bacterium contains the following coding sequences:
- a CDS encoding acyl-CoA thioesterase, which yields MTKTYRTSRIVQWYDTDAAGIAHFTAVFRWMEEVEHEFLRSLGMSVSATDSDGQISFPRVSVGSDYHSPVKFEDVIEIALSIHRLGEKSISFEYAVTAGARDVATIRATTVCCRIPPCGVPNAIPIPAHMRQKLREYLTDDATIPDVAADAQSRP from the coding sequence ATGACCAAGACCTACCGCACCTCGCGCATCGTGCAGTGGTACGACACCGACGCCGCCGGCATTGCCCACTTCACGGCCGTTTTTCGCTGGATGGAAGAAGTCGAACACGAGTTCTTGCGCTCGCTAGGCATGAGCGTCTCGGCAACCGATTCGGACGGTCAGATCAGCTTTCCCCGCGTCTCGGTGGGCAGCGACTACCACAGCCCCGTCAAGTTCGAAGATGTGATCGAAATCGCGCTGTCGATTCACCGCCTCGGAGAAAAGAGTATCAGCTTTGAATACGCGGTGACGGCCGGCGCGCGCGACGTTGCCACAATTCGCGCCACGACAGTCTGTTGTCGCATTCCGCCATGCGGCGTTCCGAACGCCATCCCCATTCCCGCGCATATGCGCCAGAAACTTCGCGAGTACCTCACGGACGACGCCACAATTCCGGATGTAGCGGCGGACGCACAATCGCGACCGTGA
- a CDS encoding ABC transporter ATP-binding protein encodes MLSVIDLTKEFPTPGEPVAVLRGVSLELAAGENLAILGPSGSGKSTLLQIIGTLDQPTSGSVRLAGQDPFALDEPGQARFRHHQIGFVFQEHYLLPQCTVLENVLVPTLANGAGSTDAAARARLLLDRVGLAHRLHHRPAELSGGERQRTAIARALIAGPRLLLADEPTGNLDRATAASVADLLLELHSTEGTMLVVVTHSQELASRLQRRAEIDAGRLVPLA; translated from the coding sequence ATGCTATCTGTCATCGACCTCACCAAGGAGTTCCCAACGCCTGGCGAACCCGTTGCGGTGCTGCGCGGCGTCTCGCTCGAACTAGCCGCCGGTGAAAACCTCGCTATTCTCGGTCCCAGTGGATCGGGCAAGAGCACTCTGTTGCAGATCATCGGCACGCTCGACCAGCCGACGTCGGGCAGTGTGCGACTTGCAGGGCAAGACCCCTTTGCGCTCGACGAACCCGGTCAAGCGCGTTTTCGCCATCACCAAATCGGTTTCGTCTTTCAAGAGCATTACCTCTTGCCGCAATGCACGGTTCTGGAGAACGTGCTGGTTCCGACTCTGGCCAATGGCGCTGGCTCGACAGACGCCGCCGCGCGCGCTCGACTCTTGCTCGACCGTGTCGGACTCGCTCATCGCTTGCATCATCGACCCGCGGAACTTTCGGGCGGAGAGCGTCAGCGGACGGCGATTGCCCGCGCTTTGATCGCGGGGCCGCGACTCTTGTTGGCCGACGAACCGACTGGCAACCTCGATCGCGCCACGGCCGCTAGCGTGGCCGATCTGCTGCTGGAATTGCACTCTACCGAGGGGACCATGCTGGTCGTCGTCACCCATAGTCAGGAGCTAGCTTCCCGGCTCCAGCGGCGGGCCGAGATCGACGCCGGGCGACTTGTCCCGCTCGCCTGA
- a CDS encoding PEP-CTERM sorting domain-containing protein, producing MLHTTTRRLLVLLFAVVGSATRAHAAAVYPTAYEQYLVELINRDRADPANAAARYDVDLNEGLATGTISAAPKQPLAINPFLTDAAQQHSDYLLANSILSHTGAGGTTPGQRMAAAGYGALGAFGGGENVGYSGSTGPIDVVPTIAELDRMFYVDTGVAGRGHRVAMFNPLFKEIGVGISTGLFTSGGNTYNTVMSTEDFAYKSDNPYLTGVAFTDITPDGYYQPGEGISGVTIQATRVADGAVFTATTWGSGGYSLQLAPGTYTIVGYGPPLGGTVLFSGINLSTANVKRDFRPSKVLSPGDANGDSIANGADYTIWADHFQTSGQNGSTGDFNGDGQVDGADYTIWADHFNPAAAALPVPEPSTGTLVVLALLCLAWRLRR from the coding sequence ATGTTGCACACCACTACGCGTCGGCTGCTAGTTCTGCTCTTCGCGGTGGTTGGTAGCGCGACCCGTGCGCACGCCGCGGCGGTCTACCCCACCGCCTATGAGCAATACCTGGTGGAACTGATCAATCGAGATCGCGCCGACCCCGCCAATGCCGCCGCGCGATACGATGTCGATCTCAACGAGGGACTCGCGACCGGCACGATCAGCGCGGCGCCCAAACAGCCCTTGGCGATCAATCCGTTTCTCACCGACGCCGCGCAACAACACAGCGATTATCTGCTCGCCAATAGCATCCTCAGCCACACAGGCGCGGGGGGCACCACCCCCGGTCAACGCATGGCGGCCGCCGGTTACGGCGCGCTCGGCGCGTTTGGCGGCGGCGAGAATGTCGGCTATTCCGGCTCCACCGGACCAATCGACGTTGTCCCCACCATCGCCGAGCTAGATCGCATGTTCTATGTCGATACTGGTGTCGCAGGGCGCGGGCATCGCGTGGCCATGTTCAACCCTTTGTTCAAAGAGATCGGCGTCGGCATCTCCACCGGTCTCTTCACCAGTGGCGGTAACACATACAACACCGTGATGTCCACGGAGGACTTCGCCTACAAGAGCGACAATCCTTACCTCACCGGCGTCGCGTTCACCGACATCACCCCGGACGGCTATTATCAGCCCGGCGAAGGAATCTCTGGCGTGACGATCCAGGCCACCCGCGTTGCCGATGGCGCTGTCTTCACGGCGACCACCTGGGGCAGCGGCGGGTATTCGTTGCAACTAGCGCCCGGGACTTACACCATCGTGGGATATGGCCCGCCGTTGGGGGGCACGGTGCTGTTTAGCGGCATCAATCTCTCCACCGCCAACGTCAAGCGCGACTTTCGCCCCTCCAAAGTGCTCTCCCCCGGCGACGCCAATGGAGACTCAATTGCCAACGGCGCCGACTACACCATTTGGGCAGACCACTTTCAAACCTCGGGCCAGAACGGATCGACCGGCGACTTCAACGGCGACGGCCAGGTCGACGGCGCCGACTACACCATTTGGGCAGACCACTTTAATCCGGCTGCTGCCGCGCTTCCGGTGCCTGAGCCGAGCACAGGGACGCTCGTTGTGCTGGCGCTACTCTGCTTGGCTTGGCGCCTGCGGCGCTAG